A stretch of Glandiceps talaboti chromosome 18, keGlaTala1.1, whole genome shotgun sequence DNA encodes these proteins:
- the LOC144449339 gene encoding monocarboxylate transporter 9-like, translating into MEEEDDDDDDDDEGSRKAPCIFSYCEDYYELCRSPRFVTYLISVLFEMIAICGAMVHLQPRATEAQVGTAQQTSFLVSISGICSLFGRVGGSSLLVHFNILSPISTFILSTMIVGVGCLIPNLADSYIGFTILSGILGVGSGMCFPMILVCARHLVEFEQVSYSFAMVLLLDGIGLVIGAPIAGLIYDVTQNYDYAYYTLGVLSLLSGLILIPGQIVEKCKKRKESESTSV; encoded by the exons ATGGAAGaagaggatgatgatgatgatgatgatgatgaaggttCTAGAAAGGCTCCGTGTATCTTTTCTTACTGTGAAGATTATTACGAATTGTGTCGCTCGCCTCGTTTTGTTACCTACCTCATCTCTGTTCTGTTTGAGATGATTGCCATTTGCGGTGCCATGGTGCATCTACAGCCACGTGCAACAGAAGCTCAAGTAGGAACTGCACAGCAAACTTCTTTCCTTGTATCCATAAGTGGAATTTGTAGCTTGTTTGGTAGAGTTGGAGGAAGTAGCTTACTCgttcattttaacattttatcgCCTATTTCAACCTTCATATTGAGTACAATGATAGTTGGCGTTGGTTGTTTGATACCGAACTTGGCGGACTCCTATATAGGGTTTACTATCCTCAGTGGGATACTTGGCGTGGGTTCAGGGATGTGTTTTCCGATGATACTTGTGTGTGCTCGCCATCTTGTAGAATTCGAACAAGTGTCATATTCCTTTGCTATGGTGTTGTTATTAGACGGTATTGGTCTGGTGATTGGAGCCCCTATTGCAG GTCTTATATACGACGTAACACAGAATTATGACTACGCCTATTACACACTCGGCGTGCTTAGTCTCCTCAGTGGACTCATTCTCATTCCAGGACAGATTGTAGAAAAATGCAAAAAGAGAAAAGAGAGCGAATCAACCAGTGTGTAA